CTTACGCTCGACGTCGATAACGTGCCCATGGTCGTCTGGGACCAGGACCAGTCGCCGGCCTCGCAGGAATATATCCTCAATTTCAGTCAGTCGCCCTACTTTAAGATAATCGGTTATTCCGACAACTACAACGACCTGTACCGGCATATCGACCGGAACCGGGCAATTATGGCGCTGGTGATTCCGCCCGATTTCGCCGGCCAACTGGCTTCCGACCGGGCTGCGCCGGTGCAGTTATTGGTTGACGGCAGCGATTCCAACACGGCCACCATCGCGCTGGGGTATGCCAGCGCGGTCACGGCCCTGCATAATCGGAAATTGGTTACCGACCGGCTGGCCGGCCTGGGCGTCAAGAGCATCCTGCCGGTGGATATGCGCAGCCGGGTCTGGTTCAACCAGGACCTCAAGAGCCGTAACTTCATCATACCCGGCTTGATTGCGGTTATCATGATGGTCATTGCCGCGCTGTTGACCTCGCTGACCGTGGCCCGGGAATGGGAGCGCGGCACTATGGAACAGCTCATCTCCACGCCCATCAAGCCGCGCGAGCTGGTCATCGGCAAGATTATTCCATATTTCGCCATCGGCCTGGTTGACGTGCTGATTGCCGTGTTGATGGGCGAGTTCATATTCGACGTGCCCCTGAACGGCAGCGTCATACTTCTTTTTGCCTTGAGCAGCCTGTTCCTGGTCGGCGTGCTGGGTTTAGGCATACTCATCTCCATCGTCACCAAAAAGCAGCTGCTGGCCAGCCAGCTGGCGCTGGTCTCGACCTTCCTGCCGGCATTCCTGTTGTCCGGGTTCGTATTCAGCATCGCCAATATGCCCACGGTCATCCGGGCCGTCACCTACGTCATCCCGGCCCGTTATTTCGTGACCATACTCAAGGGTATTTATTTGAAGGGCATCGGGCTGGAAGTCCTGGGCATTGAGGCGCTGTTGCTGTGCCTGTTCACATTAGCGGTCCTGAACCTGGCCGTGATGATGTTCAGAAAGCGGGTGGTATAGATATGTTCGAGCGGATAAAACAGATAGTCATCAAGGAATTCATCCAGATGTTCCGCGACCCGCGCATGCGCATGATTATATTCGTCCCGCCCATCATCCAGATGATAATCTTCGGATATGCTGTCTCGACCGACGTCAAGAACATTCCCACGGCGGTTTACGATCTGGACAACAGCGCGGCCAGCCGCGAGCTGGCCGGCCGGTTTGTCAATTCGCCTTACTTCAAGCTGGTTAAGCGCGTGTCCACCGACCGCGAGGCCGAGCAGCTCGTCAACGATTCCCGGGTCAGCGCCGTGCTCCGCTTCAATCCAGGGTTTGAACGCGATCTGAGCGCCCGGCGCACCGCCCAACTGCAGCTGATACTCGACGGCACCGACTCCAACACCGCCGCCGTGATAATGACCTACGCCAGCCGGATAGTCGAGGCCTACTCGACTAACATTCTTAAAGACCGTGCGGCCATCCTGCTCTCGACCGGCCAATTACCGGGAATAGACCTGCGCAGCCGGGTGCTCTTCAACGAGGACCTGGTCTCGCGCAACTTCTTCATCCCAGGCGTCATCGCCCTGATTGTCACCATCATCACCCTGCTGTTGACCTCGATGGCCATTGTCCGGGAGAAAGAGATGGGCACCATCGAACAGCTGATAGTCAGCCCGATAGCGCCGTGGGAATTGATTATGGGTAAGTTATTACCCTTTGCCGTCATCGGGCTGGCCGACGTGGTCCTGGTGGCCGTGGTCGGCGTCTTCTGGTTCGACGTGCCCATCCGGGGCAACCCGCTGGTTCTTTTCAGTTCGGTCATCCTTTATCTTTTGACCACGCTGGGCATCGGGCTGTTCATTTCCACCATCGCCTCAACCCAGCAGGAGGCAATGATGACCACCTTCCTGCTCATCTTTCCGGCCCTTCTGCTTTCCGGGTTCGTTTTTCCCATCCAGAATATGCCCCAGGGTATTCAGTATCTGACCTATCTTAATCCCTTAAGATACTTCCTGGTAATCATCAGGGGGGTATTCCTCAAAGGAACGGGTTTGGGCGTGCTCTGGCCGCAGATGCTGGCGCTGTTGATTATCGGCGTGGCCATCATCAGCTTCAGCACCCTGCGCTTCCGCAAGAGAGTATCTTAATGTAAGCAGGTTGAAAAGACCGGCCGCGGTTATTTGTCCTTTTTCTTATGGCCGGGTGAGTCGTCTTTGTCCTTGTCACGGCCCTTATCTTTTTCCCTGTCCCTGTCATTATCCCGGTCATTGTCCTTGCGCGGGCCGGGGGCTGTTTGCCGGCGGTCGGGCGGGCGGTTCCTGGGATGATGCTCATTGCGCCGGAGCTGGCCGGGCGGGGTTTTGAGGTGTCCGGGCGGGATTCTGGTCATCATCACCGGCAACCGGGCCGGTTCGACATAGACCCAGGGACCGTTGAATGAAGAGCCGATGAACCAGTAGCCGCCCCAATAATAATACCACGAGTCGGTATAAAAAAACAGGTTATAGCCGTCGCGGGCGTAATACACCCCGGCCATCGAAGGCATCAGCACCATACCCGGCGCCAGCTGGAACGGCGGCGGGATGAACTCCGGATATATTTCCACCGTGCCCTGATAATGCGGGTCTTCGGTAACCACCACGCAACCGCAGGCCAGCAGGCAAACCGCCAGGGTTCCCAGCAAACATAACGATATCTTGGCCATAAAAATCCTTTCTTATAAGATTTCAACGCGGTAATTACTTATTGGATAACAATCCGGATATTATCAGAAAAACATTATCCGGTCAAGAAAACAAACGGTTGCCCGGCCGGGCACTATTCTGTATATTCCCTTGACCACGTTAGAGATAAATGCTATCAAGTATTTTAGAGTAACTGTTTAATCGAAAAAAAGGAGGCGGAAAATGGTAAAGCACAGAAACGTGGTTTTGGTATATATATTTTCAATAATAACCTTCGGGATTTATTATCTTTATTGGGTGGTTTCGACCAAGAATGAAATAAACAGGCTGGGCGCGAAAATACCCACCGCCTGGCTGATAATAGTCCCGATAGCGAACATTTATTGGGCCTATAAATATTGCGAGGGTTTCGCCCAGAACGTCAAGAAAGACAATAACGCCTTGCTTTGGTTCATCCTGTATATCATAGTCAGTATAGTTATGCCGGCCATAATCCAATCAGAGCTGAATAAACTGGCCAAACCGGCATAGGCGGTTTTCCGGCAGGCGTTGTTTCCGCACCCATGCCATGCTCCCGGGCCAAGGGATGTAATTGAGTATGGTATTCTTGGAATTTCTATTTTTCTCAAATACCGCTATAGTATAAGACAAGTCGGCCTCTAGTATATGGCAAGTCGGCATCTAGTATATGACAAGTCGGCCTTTAGTATATGACAAGTCGGCGTCTAGTATATGACAAGTCGGCATCTAGTATATGACAAGTCGGCATCTAGTATATGGCAAGTCGGCATCTAGTATATGACAAGTCGGCCTTTAGTATATGACAAGTCGGCCTCTAGTATATGACAAGTCGGCGTCTAGTATATGACAAGTCGGCCTCTAGTATATGACAAGTCGGCCTCTGGTATATGACAACTCGGCCTTTAGTATATGACAAGTCGGCCTGGATTACTATACAGGGTAGGTTACAATATATTAAGGAGGGTGGGGGGGCTACTCCTGTGGATAACTTTTAGGCTAAATTACCTAAAAAACCGCATTAAATCTGCTTTTTATGTCATTTCTGGTGATAAAGAGGGGTTATTTTTTGATAGAACCAAAGGAAAAAATGATCCCAATGTTCCGAAACATCTGACCGCCCATTAGTTACTTAATCTTGGTGGGCGTGTTTTTATTGTCGGTGTTGTTTAGACCGAGTTGATAGGAGTTGTTATAACCCCAGCCCCAGAGCGAGTTGTTTCTCTTTACGCCCAAGGAATGAAAAGAACCGGCCCCAATCTTGGACCAGTCTGTATCCGAGCCTACTAACCTGGGGTTATTCCAATTGGCCCAATCTATACCCTGACCTAACTGCCCATAGGAACCAGCGCCCCAGGCATATATAGTTCCGTTGGTTTTGACGGCCATAGTATGGTTATTACCGGCAACTGCGCTGACCCAATCAGTAGCCAGCGTTACTTCCTGTACAAGGTAATTTGTATTGGTGTTATTACCTGTGCCCAGCTGTCCATAGTCGGAGTTATATCCAGTAGACCATAGTTTTCCCTGGCCGTCCGTAATCACGGTATGTTGGTATCCGGCGCTGACGGATATAATTCCACTTCTAATGGGTTGGGGATCCGGATGATTATGATCAGTAAGATCTCCTGTCCCTAATGCGCCATAATAATTATATCCGAATGTATAGAGGATTCCGGCGGCAACGCAGGCCGAATGATAAGTTCCGGCGCTGATAAGCGTAACGGTGCCTAAACTTGTAACATAGGTGGGCACAGTCCTGTTGGTGTAATCGCCTATGCCCAGGCCGAGCTGGCCCATAGCATTATAACCCCAAGACCAAAGTTGGCCGCCGTTGGTAACGGCTAATGAATGGTAGTTCCCGGCGCTGACAGAGGCCCAATTGGTGTTTAAGCCTACCTGGGTGGGCGAATATTTGTTGGTACCGCTGCCGCTGGTGCCCTGCCCGAGCTGGCCGTACCAGTTATCGCCCCATGACCAGAGAGTGCCGTTGGTCTTAACGCCTAAGCTATAATAATCCCCGCAATCAACGAATGACCAGTCTGTGCCGGTAGAGATTTGGGTAGGCGTGTACTTGTAGGATGTGTCGCCATGGCCTAATTGGCCGTCATAGCCGTATCCCCATGACCAGAGCGTGCCATCGCTCTTGAGACCTATGGTATGGCCGTATCCGCCGGAAACCATCAGCCACTGGAGATAGACCTTAGTCGGCCAGAAGCGGTTTTTTGTGTCACCGTGGCCGAGCTGGCCGTATTGGTTCCAGCCCCAGGAATAAAGCGTGCCGTCCGAGCGGATGGTAAAGCTGTGGTCGCGCCCGGCGGCCAGTTGCGCTCCGAGAGTGGTAGTAATAGCCAGGAATTTCCATGTGTAGGAAACTGATTCGCCAAGGCCGAGCTGGCCGGACGCATTGTCTCCGGCTGCATAGATGGTACCTAAGCTGTTGCGGGCAAGGGTATGATAATATCCGCCGGCGACGGCGACCCAGCTGGTAGCCGAAACGTATCTGCAAGGATAGTTTCGATTATTCGTATCATTGAGGCCGAGCTGGCCATTGAGATTCCAACCCCAGACCCATAATTGTCCGGAGATAATGCCTACGGTATGGAAAGAGCCGGCTTTGACCACACTCCAACCGGACGTGGTCAGCGCCACCGGAGAATTACGCAGGGCATAATCGCCGTGTCCTAATTGGCCATAACCATTATAACCCCAGGTATAGGTATTGGTATCGCTGTTGGACGCTATTGAGTGATATATGCCGGCTGAAATATAGGACCAGGCTGTTCCTACTGCGGTAACGACGGTTGGGATGAGAATAGAACTTCCGCCGGTGTATCCAAAGCCCAATTGTCCGTAGTTGTTCCAGCCCCAGGTCAGGAGGGTGCCATTGGTTTTGAGCGCCATGGCGTGATAGCCTCCGGCTGCCACCTTGCTCCAATCAGTGTCGGAACCCACCTGGGTTGGAACAAGCCTGTTGGTGCCGTTGCCGCTGTCGCCCTGGCCGAGCTGGCCATTCCAGTTATAGCCCCAGGTCCAGAGGGTACCGTTGGTCTTGACGGCCATACTAAATCCGTTACCGGCGCTGACCTGAGACCAATCCTTATCGGCGCCGACTTGGACCGGACCCCAGCGTGGGTTGGAATCGCCCAGACCGAGCTGGCCGCTAGAATTGTCGCCCCAGGCCCAGAGCGAGCCGTCGTTCTTGATTGCAATATTGTGCTGGATACCGGCCGCTACCGATTGCCACTTGGTCATGTCGGCAACTATTTTTACGGTGTCTTTGCAGGCGATATCGAACCAACTGGTGCCGGTAAAGAAGAGATTTAGCGGTATTACAGCGGTATCGGTTATGAGTGTTACATCCGCCGAATAATATTGGGTTCCATTTGCGTTGAAATAGCGATTGTATGTGCCGTTGACTACATTGGTGGTGATGTCATCGTTGTATTCGTTATAGTAGGTTATAGTCCACTGGGCGTTACCGCTGGTGCCGGCAAAGGTGAAATAGTCGTCAAGGTTGCTTTCATTTTTTATCTGGAAGTAATATTTGACGGTGTTGCCTGAATCAACGGAGTCGTTCAGGGTCTGGCTCAGGCCGGTATAATTAAAAATATTGTCGCCGAGGTAGGATATGTTGTCTTCGCTTACGGCCAGGTCAGGCTGGAATAAAGCGGTGGTGAAGTAATATGTGTTGGTTGACCAGGCGCTTTCGCCGCTGATATTGACGGCTTTGACGCGGCAGTAGTAGACGGTATTGGAATTGAGCGATGGCGTAATGGAAAAGTAATTAGTGGCGATGCCGCTGAAATCGCGGACGATATAGGCGAAACCGGTATCGGTGGCCACCTGGAGCTTATAACTGGTGGCGGACCAAACAGAATTCCAATAAAGATATGTGTCCAGGGAAACATTGATAGCGCTGCTGGATGGGGAATAAATATTCGTAGGTTCGGGCACCGGCAGCCAGGTGGTGTCGCTGGCCGTATTGGAATAGTTACTGTAACCGACGCTGTTGACGGCCCGGACCTTGAAGTAATAAAGCGTGTTATAATATGCGGAGGTTAAGGAATAGGTGATCGCATTTGCCGGGGCCGTAGGCAGGGAGTAGAAATAGCTGTTATCTGTGCTGTATAGAATATCGAAAATATCCTCATTATTGGAATTATCGGTCCAGCTGAAGTTAATCCGCGATGAGGAAACGGCCGTAACGCTCAGGGCGCTGGGCGCCGCGTTGGGAACGTCGGTGGTGGTAAAGCTCCGGGGCGTGGCCGGCCAGTCGGTGTCGCCGCTTTGGTTGCGAGCGCTGACGCGCCAGTAATAGGCGGTCGACTGGATGAGGCTGTAAATATTTTGAGAATTACTGTAGACGTACTGATTATCATAGACCATATTGCCGGCGGAAAAGATACTGTCTTTAGCCACCTGGAGGTGGTAAGACTGGGCGTAAGTGACGGCGCTCCAGCTGATGGTCGGGTTGATGCTGATATTTATGGCGGCATCGGCCGGCAGGTCCGGAGTGGGCATGGCCGGGAGCGGCGGCCAGGTGGTGGCGCTGGTCGAGGAGGAACGAACGCTTTCACCGGCCGAGTTGTAAGCTGTGAATTTGTAATAATAAGTGGTGTAGGATGTCAATCCCGTGTCGACAAAGCTGGTGTATGTCGAGGTGGCCACCGGTATGAAGCTGACCCCGTCCGTGCAGCGGTAAACATAGTATCCTTCCGCGGCGCTGCCGTTATAGGACCAGTACAGATTAATCTGGTTGGTGGCGGAGGCGGATGCGTTGGGCCCGGTAGGCACCGATGGTGCCGAGACGGTTTTAAAACTG
This region of Candidatus Brocadiia bacterium genomic DNA includes:
- a CDS encoding ABC transporter permease: MNLTRIKAIARKEFIQVWRDPRSLGLAIALPMVMLVLFGYALTLDVDNVPMVVWDQDQSPASQEYILNFSQSPYFKIIGYSDNYNDLYRHIDRNRAIMALVIPPDFAGQLASDRAAPVQLLVDGSDSNTATIALGYASAVTALHNRKLVTDRLAGLGVKSILPVDMRSRVWFNQDLKSRNFIIPGLIAVIMMVIAALLTSLTVAREWERGTMEQLISTPIKPRELVIGKIIPYFAIGLVDVLIAVLMGEFIFDVPLNGSVILLFALSSLFLVGVLGLGILISIVTKKQLLASQLALVSTFLPAFLLSGFVFSIANMPTVIRAVTYVIPARYFVTILKGIYLKGIGLEVLGIEALLLCLFTLAVLNLAVMMFRKRVV
- a CDS encoding ABC transporter permease — encoded protein: MFERIKQIVIKEFIQMFRDPRMRMIIFVPPIIQMIIFGYAVSTDVKNIPTAVYDLDNSAASRELAGRFVNSPYFKLVKRVSTDREAEQLVNDSRVSAVLRFNPGFERDLSARRTAQLQLILDGTDSNTAAVIMTYASRIVEAYSTNILKDRAAILLSTGQLPGIDLRSRVLFNEDLVSRNFFIPGVIALIVTIITLLLTSMAIVREKEMGTIEQLIVSPIAPWELIMGKLLPFAVIGLADVVLVAVVGVFWFDVPIRGNPLVLFSSVILYLLTTLGIGLFISTIASTQQEAMMTTFLLIFPALLLSGFVFPIQNMPQGIQYLTYLNPLRYFLVIIRGVFLKGTGLGVLWPQMLALLIIGVAIISFSTLRFRKRVS
- a CDS encoding DUF4234 domain-containing protein, yielding MVKHRNVVLVYIFSIITFGIYYLYWVVSTKNEINRLGAKIPTAWLIIVPIANIYWAYKYCEGFAQNVKKDNNALLWFILYIIVSIVMPAIIQSELNKLAKPA
- a CDS encoding fibronectin type III domain-containing protein, whose product is MNNKIPRLSIWIILCLLFPLISGCILFWTLPIAMSGSGSSGGSDSPTGSSGGLKTVTGIIYETIYGSVKIAPSGGVQITFVKDGTTYNATTASDGSFSITGVPEGIGQMTASKNGYTSNDFTVNTSVAANLSRSITKRNTNHVFISAGGGAINTFSETTYPRCQVTVPAGAVTADTEMELTPYITVSDLPGNFPAGVLPLAGANLSSGSVYQFNGGNKADAYTILPSSMRPENLTGATIKLMEYISGQWVEASGDGEYISAGLWAGYLGPKTSSPAKISGCYPWCYVVKFANTSLTNYAYVRGKVSDISGAALEKILVVGYGAAATTDISGNYNLGPLTVVNATDNTLIPVTAYLNGYLPNNQFISLKTGDIKENIDFTLRTIDQVAILGGLVTDSINGTALNGVQVSYKRSPAIKTLSYDNRGTTSDISDDTFTVIPSTGVNPSAYQWVVTKNSVPYTSTLYTGASVNINNIVTEAQSQGMTVDVGAYRIGCNVTLASGTVSVDGGFQIALVGMLPAITDIQLPIMVEFGAEVLATTNANGGYLFFDVPYGEPLTVTAKATGYNTSETSMAPISTNFNTKDFSLVPTTGDFTPPSVIAVSPADNAQDVAINSSIQITFSEAMNNSTINTSSFRVTGSSGDIGGQVSYNSGNYTATFSPSAQLAYNTTHTVTLSIAARDLYDNAITGTYSSTFRTVSDLPNTPSSFTATALSYSQIRLAWQDTSTNETGFEIESSPDGATWSSLYLAPPNTTIYVNSSLTASTTYYYRIKAFNLSGNSNYSSSVSATTFAIPTIPPNAPTGLSATAVSSAKVNLSWTDASTDEEGFYIERKVAGGTYARIATLMPNIVIYSDTTGLSATTTYYYRLQSFSVAGNSSYCTEKSVVTPAPAPTAPVAPSGLAAVGVSSAQIDLSWTDNSDNENGFRVQRKQGVGGTYSTIASSLAQNTTIYHNSGLNSNTEYYYRVQAYNAYGYSAWSTEANGTTAPPADTPPIIPSDLTATAISAAQITLQWSDNSTNEDGFKIYYNNTGISPFSYYGGEASANTTSYTVSGLNSDTTHYFIINSYNAAGDSPESNSASAKTWPPVPSAPSPNTPYNAAENISLKPTFIWSQSGTVSSYRLQVSSNSEFSAIVADTGGITNTTYTLTTALANQNTVYYWRVNATNVSGTGPWSSAYSFKTVSAPSVPTGPNASASATNQINLYWSYNGSAAEGYYVYRCTDGVSFIPVATSTYTSFVDTGLTSYTTYYYKFTAYNSAGESVRSSSTSATTWPPLPAMPTPDLPADAAINISINPTISWSAVTYAQSYHLQVAKDSIFSAGNMVYDNQYVYSNSQNIYSLIQSTAYYWRVSARNQSGDTDWPATPRSFTTTDVPNAAPSALSVTAVSSSRINFSWTDNSNNEDIFDILYSTDNSYFYSLPTAPANAITYSLTSAYYNTLYYFKVRAVNSVGYSNYSNTASDTTWLPVPEPTNIYSPSSSAINVSLDTYLYWNSVWSATSYKLQVATDTGFAYIVRDFSGIATNYFSITPSLNSNTVYYCRVKAVNISGESAWSTNTYYFTTALFQPDLAVSEDNISYLGDNIFNYTGLSQTLNDSVDSGNTVKYYFQIKNESNLDDYFTFAGTSGNAQWTITYYNEYNDDITTNVVNGTYNRYFNANGTQYYSADVTLITDTAVIPLNLFFTGTSWFDIACKDTVKIVADMTKWQSVAAGIQHNIAIKNDGSLWAWGDNSSGQLGLGDSNPRWGPVQVGADKDWSQVSAGNGFSMAVKTNGTLWTWGYNWNGQLGQGDSGNGTNRLVPTQVGSDTDWSKVAAGGYHAMALKTNGTLLTWGWNNYGQLGFGYTGGSSILIPTVVTAVGTAWSYISAGIYHSIASNSDTNTYTWGYNGYGQLGHGDYALRNSPVALTTSGWSVVKAGSFHTVGIISGQLWVWGWNLNGQLGLNDTNNRNYPCRYVSATSWVAVAGGYYHTLARNSLGTIYAAGDNASGQLGLGESVSYTWKFLAITTTLGAQLAAGRDHSFTIRSDGTLYSWGWNQYGQLGHGDTKNRFWPTKVYLQWLMVSGGYGHTIGLKSDGTLWSWGYGYDGQLGHGDTSYKYTPTQISTGTDWSFVDCGDYYSLGVKTNGTLWSWGDNWYGQLGQGTSGSGTNKYSPTQVGLNTNWASVSAGNYHSLAVTNGGQLWSWGYNAMGQLGLGIGDYTNRTVPTYVTSLGTVTLISAGTYHSACVAAGILYTFGYNYYGALGTGDLTDHNHPDPQPIRSGIISVSAGYQHTVITDGQGKLWSTGYNSDYGQLGTGNNTNTNYLVQEVTLATDWVSAVAGNNHTMAVKTNGTIYAWGAGSYGQLGQGIDWANWNNPRLVGSDTDWSKIGAGSFHSLGVKRNNSLWGWGYNNSYQLGLNNTDNKNTPTKIK